In Paenibacillus ihbetae, the following are encoded in one genomic region:
- a CDS encoding ABC transporter substrate-binding protein — translation MFRRELRSYIIAFAAIWLIAMTAGCASGPNSGNGAAASGGDGESAAGSKLEKIRYAPLSGISGLGVSFGAEKGFFEEEGLDVEFISTKDPIAGLTSKDIDVVDVATTTAIVAAGKGAPVKIVSSMFRTKGPFYLIASPEVQNVEDLKGKKVGIAVFGSGLEVYTQFILKEHGLTPDDVTFIANSTHQAAYASLETGQVDATIIHEPFASLAEKQGKGHIIATGWDYLPTFHTGVLAARDGILEEKPELVEKLLRAYFKSQEYAKSHPDEYKAYYLKNIEIDPEVLDLALKREEVLWENNPDVDINALNDTQQIQKDLGFQDEIYELEDILDLRFIPKK, via the coding sequence ATGTTCAGAAGAGAATTACGTTCATACATAATTGCGTTTGCGGCGATATGGCTGATCGCCATGACGGCAGGCTGCGCAAGCGGTCCAAACAGCGGCAATGGAGCGGCTGCGTCCGGTGGGGACGGAGAAAGCGCGGCAGGCAGCAAGCTGGAGAAGATCCGTTACGCACCGCTTAGCGGCATCAGCGGATTAGGGGTGTCCTTCGGGGCCGAGAAGGGTTTCTTTGAAGAGGAAGGACTCGATGTCGAGTTTATCTCTACCAAGGATCCGATTGCAGGCTTGACCAGCAAGGACATTGACGTGGTGGACGTTGCTACAACGACGGCGATTGTGGCTGCAGGTAAAGGCGCACCTGTCAAAATCGTCTCCTCCATGTTTCGGACCAAAGGACCGTTCTACCTGATCGCCTCGCCGGAGGTCCAGAACGTGGAAGACCTGAAGGGCAAGAAGGTGGGGATTGCCGTGTTTGGCAGCGGGCTGGAGGTGTATACGCAGTTTATCCTGAAGGAACACGGATTGACGCCAGACGATGTGACTTTCATTGCCAACAGCACGCATCAGGCCGCTTACGCGAGTTTGGAGACCGGACAGGTCGACGCAACCATCATCCATGAGCCGTTCGCGTCCCTGGCGGAGAAGCAGGGAAAAGGTCATATCATCGCAACAGGCTGGGACTATCTGCCGACCTTCCACACCGGGGTGCTGGCAGCACGCGATGGCATTTTGGAAGAAAAGCCGGAATTGGTTGAGAAACTGCTGCGGGCCTACTTCAAATCGCAGGAATATGCGAAAAGCCATCCGGACGAGTATAAGGCTTACTATCTGAAAAATATCGAGATCGATCCCGAGGTGCTGGATCTCGCGCTAAAGCGTGAAGAGGTGCTGTGGGAGAACAATCCGGACGTTGACATCAACGCGCTGAACGACACCCAGCAAATTCAGAAGGATTTGGGCTTCCAGGACGAGATTTACGAGCTGGAGGACATTCTTGATTTGAGGTTTATTCCGAAAAAATAA
- the vat(I) gene encoding streptogramin A O-acetyltransferase Vat(I), with amino-acid sequence MAGPNPNERYPIPGDKNLQFIKNTITKPNIIAGDYSYYYALNGESFEDQVLYHYEFIGTKLRIGKFCSIASEARFMMDGGNHRMDGSTFPFNIFGNGWETFTPSLDQLPIKGDTVVGNDVWIGRRATIMPGVRIGDGAIIAAEAVVAKDVEPYTIVGGNPAREIRKRYSTEVIQELLEIRWWDCEIEVINQYMGAIVSGDMEILRKMRP; translated from the coding sequence ATGGCAGGACCAAATCCAAACGAGCGATATCCTATACCTGGGGATAAAAATCTCCAATTTATTAAGAATACGATCACCAAGCCTAATATTATTGCAGGGGATTACTCCTACTACTATGCATTAAACGGAGAATCCTTCGAAGATCAAGTACTGTACCATTATGAATTCATTGGAACGAAATTAAGGATCGGCAAGTTTTGCTCCATCGCTTCCGAAGCCAGATTTATGATGGATGGAGGGAACCATCGGATGGACGGTTCAACCTTTCCGTTTAATATTTTTGGAAACGGTTGGGAAACCTTTACTCCCTCTTTAGATCAATTGCCGATCAAGGGAGATACGGTCGTCGGAAATGACGTCTGGATTGGAAGGCGGGCCACGATCATGCCAGGTGTGCGGATCGGCGACGGGGCGATCATTGCCGCTGAAGCGGTCGTTGCAAAGGATGTGGAACCCTATACGATCGTTGGAGGAAATCCTGCCAGGGAAATCCGCAAGCGATATTCCACCGAAGTTATTCAAGAGTTACTGGAAATCAGATGGTGGGATTGCGAGATCGAAGTTATCAATCAATATATGGGCGCGATTGTAAGCGGTGATATGGAGATACTGAGAAAAATGAGACCGTAA
- a CDS encoding TetR/AcrR family transcriptional regulator: protein MNGYQARTEMKKERIRKAALELFNKWGVEKVSLAEIAKHADVSPVTIYNYFGTKPQLVRHVLITMLEEAWQQRIVLLQSNLPFHEKIEKMFFSTTEMAENVAPELLEPLLSNDPEIVNAVEDIYRKYEPELISFIETGRDEGYVNPGVSSETILLYFTILKEVSAKIKRFDGSEEAARQTRELMEIVFYGFLVKPSR from the coding sequence ATGAACGGATATCAAGCCCGTACAGAGATGAAAAAGGAACGTATTCGTAAAGCGGCGCTCGAGTTGTTTAATAAATGGGGGGTCGAGAAGGTAAGTCTTGCCGAAATTGCCAAGCATGCGGACGTCTCCCCTGTAACTATTTATAATTATTTTGGAACAAAGCCTCAGCTTGTGCGGCATGTCCTCATAACGATGCTGGAAGAAGCGTGGCAGCAGCGCATCGTCTTGTTGCAAAGCAACCTGCCATTTCATGAAAAAATTGAAAAGATGTTCTTCTCCACCACGGAGATGGCGGAAAACGTGGCACCTGAATTGCTGGAACCGTTATTGTCGAACGATCCAGAAATTGTCAATGCAGTGGAAGACATCTATCGGAAATATGAACCGGAGCTCATCAGCTTCATCGAAACCGGCCGGGATGAAGGTTACGTAAATCCGGGTGTCTCATCGGAAACGATTCTGTTGTACTTCACGATCCTGAAGGAGGTCAGCGCTAAAATCAAACGATTCGACGGAAGCGAAGAAGCTGCCCGACAGACGCGTGAATTAATGGAGATCGTATTTTATGGTTTCCTGGTCAAACCTTCCCGCTAA
- a CDS encoding amino acid permease, producing MKNNELKRGLEARHIQMIALGGTIGVGLFMGSASTIQWTGPSVMLAYAIVGIFIFFIMRAMGEMQYVEPSTGSFATFGHKYIHPLAGYMTAWSNWFQWVIVGMAEIIAVGTYMNYWFPDLPGWIPGIIAMAILGAANLFSVKSFGEFEFWFALIKIVTILLMIVAGIGLIFFGIGNSGNAIGLSNLWEHGGFFAGGWSGFFFALSLVIGAYQGVELIGITAGEAKNPQKTLMSATQSIIWRILIFYIGAIFVIVTVYPWDQLQAIGSPFVATFSKIGITAAAGIINFVVITAAMSGCNSGIFSAGRMLYTLGVNGQAPKIFTKLSRNGVPLLGTIGVLAGLGIGVILSYIAPENLFVHVYSASVLPGMVPWFVILISQIKFRKIKGKSLEGHPFKMPFAPVTNYVTIAFLLMVLVGMWINDETRISLISGIIFLGIVAISYFAFGVGKAASIRDQTNRNS from the coding sequence ATGAAAAACAATGAATTAAAGAGGGGGCTCGAAGCACGTCATATTCAGATGATCGCTTTGGGCGGCACAATCGGTGTCGGTCTGTTTATGGGCTCTGCAAGCACGATCCAATGGACAGGTCCATCGGTAATGCTTGCATATGCCATTGTAGGGATATTTATATTTTTCATCATGCGCGCCATGGGGGAAATGCAGTACGTTGAACCGAGCACGGGTTCCTTTGCAACCTTTGGCCATAAGTACATTCATCCTTTAGCAGGGTATATGACGGCTTGGAGCAACTGGTTTCAATGGGTGATTGTCGGGATGGCAGAGATCATTGCCGTCGGGACCTATATGAACTATTGGTTTCCGGACCTGCCCGGTTGGATACCAGGGATAATCGCCATGGCGATCCTTGGTGCAGCCAACCTGTTCTCCGTGAAATCCTTCGGAGAGTTTGAGTTTTGGTTTGCGCTGATTAAGATTGTAACGATCCTATTGATGATTGTTGCAGGCATAGGTCTGATTTTTTTCGGGATAGGTAATAGCGGGAATGCAATCGGATTATCCAACTTGTGGGAGCATGGGGGCTTTTTTGCCGGTGGGTGGTCGGGCTTTTTCTTTGCGCTTTCGCTCGTGATCGGTGCCTATCAAGGCGTCGAACTGATCGGCATTACGGCAGGTGAGGCAAAAAATCCGCAAAAAACGCTAATGAGCGCGACCCAAAGCATTATTTGGCGGATTCTGATCTTCTATATCGGGGCGATTTTTGTGATTGTAACGGTCTACCCTTGGGATCAATTGCAAGCGATCGGCAGCCCGTTCGTTGCCACATTTTCGAAGATCGGCATTACCGCAGCGGCAGGCATCATCAACTTTGTCGTCATCACCGCGGCCATGTCAGGATGTAACAGCGGAATTTTTAGCGCAGGACGCATGCTTTATACATTAGGAGTCAATGGACAGGCGCCCAAGATATTTACGAAATTGTCGCGGAATGGCGTGCCCTTGCTGGGAACGATAGGCGTACTAGCGGGATTAGGCATTGGCGTGATTTTAAGCTATATCGCACCGGAAAATCTGTTTGTGCACGTCTACAGCGCCAGCGTGCTGCCCGGTATGGTGCCATGGTTCGTCATTCTGATCAGTCAAATCAAATTCAGAAAAATCAAGGGGAAGTCGTTGGAGGGTCATCCGTTCAAAATGCCCTTTGCTCCAGTGACCAACTATGTGACGATTGCCTTCCTGCTGATGGTGTTAGTCGGTATGTGGATCAACGACGAAACCCGGATTTCCCTGATTTCCGGCATAATTTTCTTAGGCATTGTGGCGATCAGTTATTTCGCTTTTGGGGTAGGCAAGGCTGCTTCAATTCGTGATCAAACGAATCGTAATTCATAG
- a CDS encoding sulfurtransferase — MSNVVSKEWVLELLRSDPRGMIVADVRFRPDDAGYGFEAYQREHLPGAVFVDLKKDLMDTPQKHGGRSPLPSPEKLARRLGKLGIDADTPVVVYDDDLRPEAARLWWVLKYLGHESAYILDGGFSGWKSAGYPLTPAISHSAPRVFRANVRKDWLADVDEVRAKIGAAGITLLDSRDWKQYTGETAPLDPVAGHIPGAVHAFWKDGVDEHGMLKGTELQRQRFAAIPPEHEVIVYCGSGLSACPNVLALQEAGYRKVKLYAGSWSDWISYEENEIAVGAATEG; from the coding sequence GTGTCAAATGTCGTGAGTAAAGAATGGGTGCTCGAGCTGCTGCGGTCCGATCCGCGTGGAATGATCGTTGCGGATGTCCGCTTTCGTCCGGATGATGCGGGTTACGGTTTCGAAGCCTATCAGCGCGAGCATCTGCCCGGTGCCGTATTCGTTGATTTGAAAAAGGATTTAATGGATACCCCACAGAAGCACGGCGGCCGGAGCCCGCTGCCGTCCCCGGAAAAGCTGGCCCGGCGACTCGGGAAGCTTGGGATCGATGCGGATACGCCTGTCGTTGTCTATGACGATGACCTTCGGCCTGAAGCTGCGAGGTTATGGTGGGTTTTGAAATACCTGGGCCACGAATCGGCATATATTTTGGATGGAGGGTTCTCGGGCTGGAAGTCGGCCGGATATCCGCTCACACCGGCGATTAGCCATTCAGCCCCGCGTGTGTTCCGCGCAAACGTACGGAAGGATTGGCTGGCTGACGTGGACGAGGTGAGAGCAAAGATTGGTGCGGCCGGTATAACCCTGCTCGATTCAAGGGACTGGAAACAGTACACGGGAGAAACGGCGCCGCTTGATCCGGTGGCCGGCCATATTCCGGGGGCGGTTCACGCTTTCTGGAAGGACGGGGTCGATGAGCATGGGATGCTGAAGGGGACCGAGCTGCAAAGGCAGCGCTTTGCCGCGATACCTCCTGAGCATGAAGTGATCGTGTATTGCGGCTCGGGGCTCTCGGCTTGCCCGAATGTACTGGCTTTGCAGGAAGCCGGATACCGCAAGGTAAAATTGTATGCAGGAAGTTGGAGCGATTGGATCAGCTATGAGGAGAATGAGATTGCCGTAGGAGCAGCTACGGAAGGCTAA
- the gltX gene encoding glutamate--tRNA ligase, whose amino-acid sequence MSNDRMADLLFPDVKQLPTDMESLYPPRNLPSSAMVTRFAPSPTGPLNIGGLYAALISERLAHQSNGVFIFRIEDTDKKREVQGSIENMIHSLSYFRIPYDEGPDLSGVDQGAYGPYKQSERIQIYKVFMKGLVRNGLAYPCFCDSGDLQQLRITQQKLKVTTGYYGSWAKHRDITVEQAQEQILNGKSFVIRLRSSGSSDRRVLFTDLVKGPMELPENEQDIVIMKTDGLPTYHFAHVIDDYLMGTTHVIRGDEWLSSVPVHIQLFETLGFKIPEYGHIAPIMKQVGASKRKFSKRKDLDGTAMYYQEQGYPGIAIGEYFMTLANSDFEEWRKANPNASFRDFVIDTDKMNASGALLDMNKLHDISKDVISRLTDQQVVDHVSTWSKEHDPELFAFIGKNQEYTINILNIGRTIEKPRKDYAKWSDVKTMIAFFYDEWFEMEVTSGYKLPANVSFDAAKEIVRGFSTSYRFNHDKEAWFETLKELAAELGYAKDMKQYKADPNRYKGHVGDVAMVIRVALTNRTHTPDLFDLMKVMGEHRVLARMKRFMLSSEV is encoded by the coding sequence TTGTCAAATGATAGAATGGCGGACCTGTTGTTTCCGGATGTTAAGCAGTTACCGACTGATATGGAGTCCCTGTATCCGCCGAGAAATCTGCCTTCATCGGCTATGGTGACGCGCTTTGCGCCGAGCCCAACGGGACCGTTGAATATTGGCGGGCTTTATGCAGCTCTCATATCGGAACGGTTAGCTCACCAAAGCAATGGAGTCTTTATCTTTCGGATCGAGGACACCGATAAAAAGCGGGAGGTACAAGGCAGCATTGAAAACATGATCCATTCATTGTCATACTTCAGGATTCCTTATGATGAGGGACCTGACCTTTCAGGTGTCGATCAAGGAGCATACGGACCCTATAAACAGAGCGAGCGAATCCAAATCTATAAAGTATTTATGAAGGGCTTGGTTCGAAACGGATTGGCTTATCCATGTTTCTGTGATTCGGGCGATTTACAACAGTTAAGAATAACCCAGCAAAAGTTAAAAGTTACAACTGGTTATTATGGCAGCTGGGCTAAACATCGGGATATCACGGTTGAGCAAGCCCAGGAACAGATATTAAATGGCAAATCGTTTGTGATTCGACTTCGATCTTCAGGTTCATCCGACAGAAGGGTGTTGTTCACTGATTTGGTGAAAGGCCCGATGGAGTTACCTGAAAATGAGCAAGATATTGTTATTATGAAAACGGATGGTTTACCAACCTATCATTTTGCTCATGTAATAGATGATTATCTGATGGGTACAACCCATGTCATTCGGGGCGATGAATGGCTTTCCTCTGTGCCTGTCCATATTCAGCTGTTTGAGACACTAGGTTTCAAAATACCGGAATACGGACATATTGCCCCCATCATGAAGCAAGTCGGAGCTTCGAAACGGAAGTTCAGTAAACGCAAGGATCTTGATGGTACCGCTATGTATTACCAAGAACAAGGATACCCCGGAATAGCAATTGGCGAATACTTTATGACTCTGGCCAATTCGGACTTCGAAGAATGGAGGAAGGCAAACCCTAATGCTTCGTTTAGAGATTTTGTGATCGATACGGACAAAATGAATGCCAGTGGTGCCTTGTTAGACATGAATAAACTTCATGATATCAGCAAGGATGTGATCTCAAGGCTCACGGATCAACAAGTTGTTGACCATGTATCCACTTGGTCTAAGGAACATGATCCTGAGCTATTTGCTTTTATCGGCAAGAACCAGGAATACACGATTAACATTCTAAACATAGGTCGAACGATCGAAAAACCAAGAAAGGATTATGCCAAGTGGTCAGATGTGAAGACCATGATTGCATTCTTTTATGACGAATGGTTTGAGATGGAAGTCACAAGCGGCTATAAGTTACCTGCCAATGTGAGCTTCGATGCTGCGAAAGAAATTGTACGGGGCTTCAGCACATCGTATAGGTTTAATCATGACAAGGAGGCTTGGTTCGAAACCTTGAAAGAGCTTGCTGCGGAACTCGGATATGCCAAAGACATGAAACAATATAAAGCTGATCCTAACCGGTACAAAGGGCATGTCGGTGATGTCGCGATGGTCATTAGAGTTGCTCTAACCAACAGAACCCATACACCTGATTTATTTGATTTGATGAAAGTTATGGGTGAACATCGGGTTCTTGCACGAATGAAGAGATTTATGCTGTCATCGGAAGTTTAA
- a CDS encoding LLM class flavin-dependent oxidoreductase — protein sequence MSSNQRQLHLGLFLFGTGYHPAGWRLPEGKTDGAYDPQFLKEVAQKLEKAKFDFFFLGDRLATSTDMQYLFPSQMTRLEPFTMLSYLAAATDKIGLIGTVNTTYAEPYNIARFTASLDHLSRGRASWNVVTGSDTRAALNFSREKHWDNAKRYDYAEEFIEIVSGLWDTWEDDALQRDKASGVFADGSKVHELNHVGEHFSVAGPLNIQRPIQGQLPLITAGTSLRSQMLAAKYSDMVFTGTNVKEVAVTFYKEVKGRLREYGRKDSDLKILPGLVPIVGRTEEEARAKYAEMNELVVTDYDLGPLSDKIGIDLRGYSLDDPLPDVSASETALQWADLARAANGREDITVRDLFYFFTVTVRGHLLVVGSAQQVADIIEEWFRDEAADGFNVCPPYMPGGLDLFLELVVPELQRRGLFRTEYEGRTFREHLGLSRPRNRFERIAKG from the coding sequence ATGAGTTCTAATCAACGTCAATTGCATCTTGGATTGTTTCTATTCGGGACAGGCTATCATCCCGCGGGCTGGAGGCTGCCCGAAGGGAAAACCGACGGCGCTTACGATCCCCAATTCCTGAAGGAGGTTGCCCAAAAGCTCGAGAAAGCCAAGTTCGATTTCTTTTTCCTGGGAGACAGACTGGCCACGAGCACAGATATGCAGTACTTATTTCCTTCGCAAATGACGCGGCTCGAGCCGTTCACCATGCTGTCCTACCTGGCAGCGGCAACGGATAAAATCGGTTTGATCGGAACGGTGAATACCACCTATGCTGAGCCTTACAACATCGCGCGGTTTACCGCCTCGCTGGATCATTTGAGCCGGGGCAGAGCTTCATGGAATGTCGTGACTGGCTCCGATACCCGGGCTGCGCTGAATTTCAGCCGGGAGAAGCATTGGGATAACGCCAAGCGCTACGATTATGCCGAGGAGTTTATCGAAATCGTCAGCGGGCTGTGGGACACCTGGGAGGACGATGCACTCCAGCGGGACAAGGCTAGCGGCGTATTCGCCGATGGCAGCAAGGTGCACGAGCTGAACCATGTCGGAGAACACTTTTCCGTTGCGGGGCCGCTGAACATTCAGCGTCCGATACAGGGACAGCTGCCGCTGATCACGGCTGGAACCTCCTTGCGCAGTCAAATGCTGGCCGCCAAATATTCCGACATGGTCTTTACAGGAACGAATGTGAAGGAAGTCGCCGTGACATTTTACAAGGAAGTGAAGGGGCGTTTGCGGGAGTATGGGAGGAAGGATTCGGATTTGAAGATCCTTCCCGGCTTAGTTCCGATCGTCGGCCGAACGGAAGAAGAGGCCCGTGCTAAATATGCGGAAATGAATGAACTGGTCGTTACCGATTACGATTTGGGGCCGCTGTCCGATAAGATCGGAATCGACCTCAGGGGATACTCGCTGGACGATCCGCTGCCGGATGTATCCGCTTCGGAAACCGCGCTGCAGTGGGCTGACTTGGCCAGAGCGGCTAACGGGCGAGAGGATATTACGGTCCGGGATCTGTTCTATTTCTTTACCGTAACGGTGCGGGGACATTTGCTCGTGGTCGGAAGCGCGCAGCAGGTTGCGGATATTATCGAGGAATGGTTCAGGGATGAAGCCGCCGACGGGTTCAATGTATGTCCTCCTTATATGCCGGGCGGTCTGGACCTGTTCCTGGAGCTGGTTGTGCCCGAGCTTCAGCGTCGGGGCTTGTTCCGTACCGAGTATGAAGGCAGAACCTTCCGTGAGCATCTGGGATTAAGTCGCCCGCGGAACCGTTTTGAACGGATTGCCAAGGGGTGA
- a CDS encoding ABC transporter permease, producing the protein MKARKAKKKKMIWAGQAGLLLVVLGICELLVRTETVSSLYLPAPSQVFRELLKLLGDGEIWKHLYVTLAEFTVGYGLAAFGGLAVGMALVLIPWAEQFFRPYLSALMAIPKVTIVPLLALWLGIGITHKISIVFLFCFFTITVNTMTGIKQTADNHLKVAKVFEATRYQTIMKVILPSAAPTIFAGLRLSAATGLVGALFGEMLASKDGLGNILVKATSLYNTAQAFAIVALVTVVSVLIIALIDWLERSVFLKWKSS; encoded by the coding sequence ATGAAAGCAAGGAAAGCCAAGAAAAAGAAGATGATCTGGGCGGGACAAGCCGGCTTGCTTCTGGTCGTATTGGGGATCTGCGAGCTTCTGGTTCGCACGGAGACCGTCAGCAGCTTGTATCTGCCCGCACCCTCCCAGGTATTTCGAGAGCTGCTCAAACTGTTAGGCGACGGGGAAATCTGGAAGCATCTGTACGTTACATTGGCCGAGTTCACTGTAGGCTACGGCTTAGCCGCCTTTGGCGGTTTGGCCGTCGGCATGGCTCTGGTGCTGATCCCTTGGGCAGAGCAATTCTTTCGACCGTATCTCTCGGCATTGATGGCTATTCCGAAGGTCACGATCGTTCCTTTGCTTGCGCTTTGGCTCGGGATCGGGATCACGCATAAAATATCCATTGTGTTCCTGTTCTGTTTCTTTACGATTACAGTCAATACGATGACCGGGATCAAGCAGACGGCGGATAATCATCTGAAGGTCGCCAAAGTATTTGAGGCTACGCGCTACCAAACGATCATGAAGGTAATTCTGCCATCAGCTGCGCCCACGATTTTTGCCGGTCTTCGATTATCGGCGGCAACCGGATTAGTCGGAGCTCTGTTTGGGGAGATGCTCGCCTCGAAGGATGGCCTTGGCAACATACTTGTGAAGGCTACGTCGCTGTATAATACGGCCCAGGCCTTTGCTATCGTAGCGCTCGTTACCGTCGTATCCGTACTCATCATTGCATTGATCGATTGGTTGGAACGCAGCGTGTTTTTGAAATGGAAATCGTCATAG
- a CDS encoding ABC transporter ATP-binding protein: protein MAGFTVENVSKVYDGDLPTVSLQHINLEVRDGEFLCILGPSGCGKSTLLELLAGLQLPTEGEIRLDGAKVQGPSRSSGVVFQDASLYPWRTISQNVGLGLELSGMRKAEREELVDKYLSMVGLQGFGAKYPHHLSGGMRQRAGIARALAGSPNILLMDEPFGAVDHLTRLQLQQDLLRIWQEERKTVVFVTHDVSEAVFLADRVVLLSPRPGRIHHIFDVSNERPRKREDARLLKIQNEIYSAIYDVKTEADLEITI from the coding sequence ATGGCCGGCTTTACGGTGGAGAATGTCTCGAAAGTGTATGACGGCGATCTTCCTACGGTCTCGCTTCAGCATATCAACTTGGAGGTTAGGGACGGCGAATTCCTGTGCATCCTCGGTCCAAGCGGCTGCGGGAAGAGCACGCTGCTGGAGCTGCTGGCGGGTTTGCAGCTTCCGACGGAAGGCGAAATTCGACTGGATGGCGCGAAGGTACAGGGCCCCTCGCGGAGCTCAGGCGTTGTATTCCAGGATGCATCCCTGTACCCATGGCGAACGATATCGCAGAACGTGGGTCTCGGCCTGGAGCTGAGCGGCATGAGAAAGGCGGAGCGGGAGGAGCTTGTAGACAAATACCTGAGCATGGTTGGCCTGCAGGGATTCGGTGCGAAATATCCCCATCATCTATCCGGAGGCATGCGGCAGCGTGCAGGAATCGCAAGGGCGCTCGCGGGCAGTCCGAATATCCTCTTAATGGACGAGCCGTTCGGTGCAGTGGATCATCTTACCCGGCTTCAGCTTCAGCAAGATTTGCTCCGCATCTGGCAAGAGGAGAGGAAGACGGTGGTTTTTGTTACGCATGACGTATCTGAAGCTGTCTTTCTTGCGGACAGGGTTGTCCTGTTGTCCCCGCGTCCAGGCCGCATTCATCATATTTTTGACGTTTCCAACGAGCGTCCAAGGAAGCGGGAGGATGCCCGCCTTCTGAAGATTCAGAACGAAATCTACTCCGCGATTTATGACGTGAAGACGGAAGCAGATTTGGAAATTACGATTTAA
- a CDS encoding bile acid:sodium symporter family protein, giving the protein MLQVLNQRLNRIMPLITPASILIGVLCGGLLSPYTFLSPWLFAFMTFAGSISLSFRDLVGVLRKPLPLFVCLFILHLAMPLVALGLGQIVYPADAYTITGMVLAAVIPTGISSFVWVSIYRGNIALTLSIILIDTLLAPFIVPGIMSLLLGTSIHLDSAAMMGSLFWMIVVPSLLGMLLNEWTKGAIAPVWGPRLNPFSKLFMAIVVAINGSVVAPYLTDIDWPLVGMALVIILLAATGYLLCYLSSRLLRWNDADQVALMFNGGMRNISAGAVLAVAYFPPPVAVPVILGMVFQQMMASLIGYLIGRRSELQQRSNNANAA; this is encoded by the coding sequence ATGCTGCAGGTTCTGAACCAACGCTTGAATCGTATCATGCCCCTGATTACACCGGCCAGCATTCTGATTGGCGTGCTTTGCGGCGGGTTGCTCTCTCCTTATACCTTCCTGTCTCCATGGCTGTTTGCTTTTATGACCTTTGCAGGCAGCATCAGCCTTAGCTTTCGCGATTTGGTCGGAGTACTTCGCAAGCCGCTTCCTCTCTTTGTATGTCTGTTCATCTTGCATCTTGCCATGCCTCTAGTCGCTCTCGGACTCGGCCAAATCGTCTATCCTGCAGATGCTTACACCATTACAGGAATGGTGCTGGCCGCCGTGATCCCTACGGGGATATCCAGCTTTGTCTGGGTGTCGATTTATCGCGGCAACATCGCGCTCACGCTGAGCATCATTCTGATTGATACACTGCTTGCGCCGTTTATCGTTCCAGGAATCATGTCACTGCTGCTTGGTACGAGCATTCATCTGGATTCGGCAGCCATGATGGGCAGCCTGTTCTGGATGATCGTGGTTCCCTCCCTGCTCGGCATGCTATTGAATGAGTGGACCAAAGGTGCCATCGCACCGGTTTGGGGCCCCAGGCTGAATCCCTTTTCGAAGCTGTTCATGGCTATCGTGGTAGCTATTAACGGATCCGTGGTTGCCCCTTATCTAACGGATATTGACTGGCCTCTCGTTGGCATGGCCCTTGTCATCATTCTGCTGGCTGCCACGGGATATCTGTTATGCTATCTGAGTTCCCGCCTGCTGAGATGGAATGACGCCGATCAGGTAGCTCTCATGTTCAACGGGGGGATGCGAAACATTAGCGCGGGTGCCGTACTGGCTGTTGCCTATTTCCCTCCCCCGGTCGCGGTTCCGGTCATCCTGGGGATGGTTTTTCAACAAATGATGGCTTCGCTGATCGGTTATTTGATCGGTCGCCGCTCGGAGCTTCAGCAGCGTTCCAATAATGCCAATGCAGCTTAG